From the genome of Chelonia mydas isolate rCheMyd1 chromosome 2, rCheMyd1.pri.v2, whole genome shotgun sequence, one region includes:
- the PABPC1 gene encoding polyadenylate-binding protein 1 isoform X2 yields MNPSAPSYPMASLYVGDLHPDVTEAMLYEKFSPAGPILSIRVCRDMITRRSLGYAYVNFQQPADAERALDTMNFDVIKGKPVRIMWSQRDPSLRKSGVGNIFIKNLDKSIDNKALYDTFSAFGNILSCKVVCDENGSKGYGFVHFETQEAAERAIEKMNGMLLNDRKVFVGRFKSRKEREAELGARAKEFTNVYIKNFGEDMDDERLKELFGPALSVKVMTDESGKSKGFGFVSFERHEDAQKAVDEMNGKELNGKQIYVGRAQKKVERQTELKRKFEQMKQDRITRYQGVNLYVKNLDDGIDDERLRKEFSPFGTITSAKVMMEGGRSKGFGFVCFSSPEEATKAVTEMNGRIVATKPLYVALAQRKEERQAHLTNQYMQRMASVRAVPNPVINPYQPAPPSGYFMAALPPTQNRAAYYPTSQLAQLRPSPRWTAQGARPHPFQNMPGAIRPAAPRPPFSTMRPASSQVPRVMSTQRVANTSTQTMGPRPAAAAAAATPAVRTVPQYKYAAGVRNPQQHLNTQPQVAMQQPAVHVQGQEPLTASMLASAPPQEQKQMLGERLFPLIQAMHPTLAGKITGMLLEIDNSELLHMLESPESLRSKVDEAVAVLQAHQAKEAAQKAVNNPTGVPSV; encoded by the exons ATGAACCCCAGCGCCCCCAGCTACCCCATGGCTTCCCTGTACGTGGGGGACCTGCACCCCGACGTCACCGAGGCCATGCTCTACGAGAAGTTCAGCCCCGCCGGGCCCATCCTCTCCATCCGCGTCTGCCGGGACATGATCACCCGCCGGTCTCTGGGCTACGCCTATGTCAACTTCCAGCAACCCGCCGACG CTGAACGAGCTTTGGATACCATGAACTTCGACGTCATTAAAGGCAAGCCAGTGCGCATCATGTGGTCTCAGCGTGATCCATCTCTACGCAAAAGTGGTGTTGGAAACATCTTCATCAAGAACTTAGACAAATCAATTGATAATAAAGCTTTGTATGATACATTTTCTGCTTTTGGAAACATCCTCTCCTGTAAG gTAGTATGTGATGAAAATGGGTCTAAGGGCTATGGATTTGTACATTTTGAGACACAGGAAGCAGCAGAAAGAGCAATTGAAAAAATGAACGGTATGCTGCTTAATGACCGCAAAGT ATTTGTTGGAAGGTTTAAATCCCGTAAAGAACGAGAAGCAGAACTTGGAGCTAGAGCAAAGGAGTTCACCAATGTTTACATCAAGAATTTTGGAGAAGACATGGATGATGAAAGACTTAAGGAACTCTTTG GCCCTGCCTTAAGTGTGAAAGTTATGACCGATGAGAGTGGAAAATCCAAGGGCTTTGGCTTTGTTAGCTTTGAAAGACATGAAGATGCCCAGAAA GCTGTGGATGAGATGAATGGAAAGGAGCTCAATGGAAAGCAAATTTATGTTGGCCGGGCTCAGAAAAAGGTGGAAAGACAAACAGAGCTCAAGCGCAAATTCGAACAAATGAAGCAGGATAGGATCACCAGATACCAG ggtGTAAACCTTTATGTGAAAAATCTTGATGATGGGATTGATGATGAGCGTCTACGAAAAGAATTCTCCCCATTTGGTACAATCACTAGTGCAAAG GTCATGATGGAAGGTGGCCGCAGCAAAGGATTTGGGTTTGTATGCTTTTCTTCACCAGAAGAAGCAACCAAAGCTGTCACAGAAATGAATGGTAGAATTGTGGCCACTAAACCATTATATGTAGCTCTAGCCCAACGCAAAGAAGAGCGCCAGGCTCACCTCACCAACCAATATATGCAAAGAATGGCAAGTGTGAGAGCAGTACCTAATCCTGTAATCAACCCCTACCAACCAGCACCTCCTTCAGGTTACTTCATGGCAGCTCTCCCACCG ACTCAGAACCGTGCTGCATATTATCCAACTAGCCAACTTGCTCAACTCAGACCAAGTCCTCGCTGGACTGCTCAGGGTGCTAGACCTCATC CATTCCAGAACATGCCTGGTGCTATccgcccagcagctcccagaccACCATTTAGTACCATGAGACCAGCTTCTTCACAGGTTCCACGAGTCATGTCAACACAACGTGTTG CTAATACATCAACACAGACAATGGGTCCGcgtcctgcagcagctgctgctgcggcCACTCCTGCTGTACGCACAGTTCCACAGTACAAGTATGCTGCAGGTGTTCGTAATCCTCAACAACATCTTAACACACAGCCACAGGTTGCTATGCAGCAG CCAGCTGTCCATGTGCAAGGTCAGGAACCCTTGACTGCTTCCATGttggcttctgcccctccacAAGAACAAAAGCAGATGTTAG GTGAACGGCTGTTTCCCCTTATTCAAGCTATGCACCCTACTCTGGCGGGTAAAATCACCGGTATGTTGTTGGAGATTGACAACTCTGAACTCCTTCATATGCTTGAGTCTCCTGAGTCTCTTCGTTCGAAG GTTGATGAAGCTGTAGCTGTATTACAAGCCCACCAAGCTAAAGAGGCTGCTCAGAAAGCAGTTAACAATCCCACTGGGGTTCCAAGTGTTTAA
- the PABPC1 gene encoding polyadenylate-binding protein 1 isoform X1 translates to MNPSAPSYPMASLYVGDLHPDVTEAMLYEKFSPAGPILSIRVCRDMITRRSLGYAYVNFQQPADAERALDTMNFDVIKGKPVRIMWSQRDPSLRKSGVGNIFIKNLDKSIDNKALYDTFSAFGNILSCKVVCDENGSKGYGFVHFETQEAAERAIEKMNGMLLNDRKVFVGRFKSRKEREAELGARAKEFTNVYIKNFGEDMDDERLKELFGKFGPALSVKVMTDESGKSKGFGFVSFERHEDAQKAVDEMNGKELNGKQIYVGRAQKKVERQTELKRKFEQMKQDRITRYQGVNLYVKNLDDGIDDERLRKEFSPFGTITSAKVMMEGGRSKGFGFVCFSSPEEATKAVTEMNGRIVATKPLYVALAQRKEERQAHLTNQYMQRMASVRAVPNPVINPYQPAPPSGYFMAALPPTQNRAAYYPTSQLAQLRPSPRWTAQGARPHPFQNMPGAIRPAAPRPPFSTMRPASSQVPRVMSTQRVANTSTQTMGPRPAAAAAAATPAVRTVPQYKYAAGVRNPQQHLNTQPQVAMQQPAVHVQGQEPLTASMLASAPPQEQKQMLGERLFPLIQAMHPTLAGKITGMLLEIDNSELLHMLESPESLRSKVDEAVAVLQAHQAKEAAQKAVNNPTGVPSV, encoded by the exons ATGAACCCCAGCGCCCCCAGCTACCCCATGGCTTCCCTGTACGTGGGGGACCTGCACCCCGACGTCACCGAGGCCATGCTCTACGAGAAGTTCAGCCCCGCCGGGCCCATCCTCTCCATCCGCGTCTGCCGGGACATGATCACCCGCCGGTCTCTGGGCTACGCCTATGTCAACTTCCAGCAACCCGCCGACG CTGAACGAGCTTTGGATACCATGAACTTCGACGTCATTAAAGGCAAGCCAGTGCGCATCATGTGGTCTCAGCGTGATCCATCTCTACGCAAAAGTGGTGTTGGAAACATCTTCATCAAGAACTTAGACAAATCAATTGATAATAAAGCTTTGTATGATACATTTTCTGCTTTTGGAAACATCCTCTCCTGTAAG gTAGTATGTGATGAAAATGGGTCTAAGGGCTATGGATTTGTACATTTTGAGACACAGGAAGCAGCAGAAAGAGCAATTGAAAAAATGAACGGTATGCTGCTTAATGACCGCAAAGT ATTTGTTGGAAGGTTTAAATCCCGTAAAGAACGAGAAGCAGAACTTGGAGCTAGAGCAAAGGAGTTCACCAATGTTTACATCAAGAATTTTGGAGAAGACATGGATGATGAAAGACTTAAGGAACTCTTTGGCAAGTTTG GCCCTGCCTTAAGTGTGAAAGTTATGACCGATGAGAGTGGAAAATCCAAGGGCTTTGGCTTTGTTAGCTTTGAAAGACATGAAGATGCCCAGAAA GCTGTGGATGAGATGAATGGAAAGGAGCTCAATGGAAAGCAAATTTATGTTGGCCGGGCTCAGAAAAAGGTGGAAAGACAAACAGAGCTCAAGCGCAAATTCGAACAAATGAAGCAGGATAGGATCACCAGATACCAG ggtGTAAACCTTTATGTGAAAAATCTTGATGATGGGATTGATGATGAGCGTCTACGAAAAGAATTCTCCCCATTTGGTACAATCACTAGTGCAAAG GTCATGATGGAAGGTGGCCGCAGCAAAGGATTTGGGTTTGTATGCTTTTCTTCACCAGAAGAAGCAACCAAAGCTGTCACAGAAATGAATGGTAGAATTGTGGCCACTAAACCATTATATGTAGCTCTAGCCCAACGCAAAGAAGAGCGCCAGGCTCACCTCACCAACCAATATATGCAAAGAATGGCAAGTGTGAGAGCAGTACCTAATCCTGTAATCAACCCCTACCAACCAGCACCTCCTTCAGGTTACTTCATGGCAGCTCTCCCACCG ACTCAGAACCGTGCTGCATATTATCCAACTAGCCAACTTGCTCAACTCAGACCAAGTCCTCGCTGGACTGCTCAGGGTGCTAGACCTCATC CATTCCAGAACATGCCTGGTGCTATccgcccagcagctcccagaccACCATTTAGTACCATGAGACCAGCTTCTTCACAGGTTCCACGAGTCATGTCAACACAACGTGTTG CTAATACATCAACACAGACAATGGGTCCGcgtcctgcagcagctgctgctgcggcCACTCCTGCTGTACGCACAGTTCCACAGTACAAGTATGCTGCAGGTGTTCGTAATCCTCAACAACATCTTAACACACAGCCACAGGTTGCTATGCAGCAG CCAGCTGTCCATGTGCAAGGTCAGGAACCCTTGACTGCTTCCATGttggcttctgcccctccacAAGAACAAAAGCAGATGTTAG GTGAACGGCTGTTTCCCCTTATTCAAGCTATGCACCCTACTCTGGCGGGTAAAATCACCGGTATGTTGTTGGAGATTGACAACTCTGAACTCCTTCATATGCTTGAGTCTCCTGAGTCTCTTCGTTCGAAG GTTGATGAAGCTGTAGCTGTATTACAAGCCCACCAAGCTAAAGAGGCTGCTCAGAAAGCAGTTAACAATCCCACTGGGGTTCCAAGTGTTTAA